One part of the Loxodonta africana isolate mLoxAfr1 chromosome 13, mLoxAfr1.hap2, whole genome shotgun sequence genome encodes these proteins:
- the LOC111751623 gene encoding pro-interleukin-16-like isoform X3 has translation MDYSLDATAEDPWIRISDCIKNLFSPIMSENHGHMLLQPNVHLGEEDGTQGHSDGALAKLDAANGAPKVYKTADSNTVKKGPPVAPKPAWFRQSLKGLRNRAPDLKRLPSAASPTQPTPAPREHSGPHPRASSSIKQRISSFETFGSSQLADRGAQRLSLQSPLGDGAKPSGKQEGGRVSGLFVRGAPSTGEQQQSEKEQLPPASPAASEARDTSVSESPPPGLQLTQKTPATDPDPLLRLLSAQTEESQGPVVKTLSQRARSFPLSRTQSCEVRPLDEKTSRLYSISSQVSSAVMKSLLCLPSSVSCGQNPCIPKEGAPPTPSSNEDPANSSAEMSASDTGFSLNLSELREYTEGLTEPKEADDWNHSSPQAGQSVISLLSSEELKKLIEEVKVLDESMLKQLDSIHVTILHKEEGAGLGFSLAGGADLETKVITVHRVFPNGLAAQEGTIQKGNEVLSINGKSLKGATHTDALAILRQARDPRQAVIVTRKPALEVTPDLNSSTDSAASISVASDASVESTAEAMVCTVTLEKTSAGLGFSLEGGKGSLHGDKPLTINRIFKGQGVGTETFRKLPTPRCSEKAAEAQRGTGASK, from the exons ATGGACTATAGCCTTGACGCCACAGCCGAAGACCCTTGGATTAGAATTTCTGACTGCATCAAAAACTTATTTAGCCCCATAATGAGTGAGAACCATGGCCACATGCTGCTACAGCCCAATGTCCACTTGGGTGAGGAAGATGGGACACAGGGCCACTCAGATGGGGCCCTGGCAAAGTTGGACGCTGCCAATGGTGCTCCCAAAGTTTACAAGACAGCAGACAGCAACACTGTGAAGAAAGGTCCTCCTGTGGCCCCCAAGCCAGCCTGGTTTCGCCAAAGCTTGAAAGGTTTGCGGAATCGTGCTCCAGACCTCAAAAGGCTGCCCAGTGCAGCCTCACCCACCCAGCCAACACCTGCACCCAGGGAGCATTCTGGGCCTCACCCGCGGGCCTCCTCCTCCATCAAGCAGAGAATCAGCTCTTTTGAAACATTTGGCTCCTCTCAACTTGCAGATAGAGGAGCCCAGAGACTAAGCCTCCAATCCCCCCTTGGAGACGGAGCAAAACCTTCTGGAAAGCAAGAGGGAGGACGGGTTTCTGGCCTCTTTGTGCGAGGGGCTCCATCCACAGGTGAGCAACAGCAGTCAGAGAAAGAGCAGCTGCCCCCAGCTTCCCCTGCGGCTTCAGAAGCTAGAGACACCAGTGTGTCTGAGTCCCCTCCCCCAGGGCTGCAGCTCACTCAGAAGACCCCTGCCACTGACCCAGACCCTCTTCTGAGGCTGCTATCCGCACAGACTGAGGAATCGCAAGGCCCCGTTGTCAAGACGCTGAGCCAGCGGGCACGGAGCTTCCCTCTGTCCAGGACCCAGTCCTGTGAAGTGAGGCCATTGGATGAAAAGACCAGTAGACTGTACTCCATCAGCAGCCAAGTGTCATCGGCTGTCATGAAATCTTTGCTCTGCCTTCCGTCTTCAGTCTCCTGTGGCCAGAATCCCTGCATCCCCAAGGAAGGGGCACCTCCAACGCCATCATCCAACGAAGACCCAGCAAATAGTTCTGCTGAAATGTCTGCCTCAGACACGGGGTTCTCGCTCAA CCTTTCGGAGCTGAGAGAATACACAGAGGGCCTGACGGAGCCGAAGGAAGCTGACGACTGGAACCACAGTTCCCCTCAGGCTGGCCAATCTGTTATCTCTCTGCTGAGCTCAGAGGAACTGAAGAAGCTCATAGAGGAAGTGAAGGTTCTGGATGAATCAATGTTAAAG caATTAGACAGCATCCATGTCACCATCTTGCACAAGGAGGAAGGGGCCGGCCTTGGTTTCAGCTTGGCAGGAGGAGCAGATCTAGAAACCAAGGTGATCACG GTTCACCGAGTGTTCCCAAATGGGTTGGCTGCCCAGGAAGGGACTATTCAGAAGGGCAATGAGGTCCTGTCCATCAACGGGAAGTCTCTCAAAGGGGCCACGCACACAGATGCCCTGGCCATCCTCCGCCAAGCTCGGGACCCACGGCAAGCTGTGATTGTCACGAGGAAGCCAGCTTTGGAGGTCACGCCGGACCTGAACTCCTCCACTGACTCTGCAGCCTCAATCTCTGTAGCCAGCGATGCGTCTGTAGAATCCA CAGCAGAGGCCATGGTCTGCACAGTGACGCTGGAGAAGACCTCTGCAGGGTTGGGCTTCAGCCTGGAAGGAGGAAAGGGCTCACTGCACGGAGACAAGCCTCTCACCATTAACAGGATATTCAAAG